GAGCTGGATCCGCCGGATCTCCTCGCGCAGCTGCACCCGCACCTGGGCGTCCAGCGCCGAGAGCGGCTCGTCCAGCAGCAGGACCTTGGGGGCGACGGCGAGCGCCCGCGCCAGCGCGACGCGCTGCTGCTGCCCGCCGGAGAGCTGGTGCGGGTAGCGGCCGGCGTTCGCGGCCAGCCCGACCAGCTCCAGCAGCTCCGCGGCCCGGGCCTTGCGCTCCTTGGCCGGACGCCGCCGCACCTGCAGCCCGTAGGCCACGTTCTCGGCCACGGTCAGGTTGGGGAACAGGCTGTAGGCCTGGAAGACCATGCCCATGTCCCGCTTGGACGGCGGGGTGTCCGTGACGTCCCGGCCGTCGATGAGCACCTGACCGTCGTCGGGCCGCTCGAAGCCGGCGATGGCCCGCAGCGCGGTGGTCTTGCCGCAGCCCGAGGGCCCCAGCAGCGCCAGGAACTCACCCCCGGCGATGTCCAGGTCGAGCCCGTCGAGGGCGAGCACGTCGCCGTAGCGGCGGGTCAGCCCGGCCAGCCGGACCCCGACGCCGGGGGTGTCGCGCAGCGCCTCGACCCCGGCGGGTCTGTCCGTGGTGGTGGTCATCAGGAGTCCTTCCCCGCACGGCGGCGGTCCAGCGCGGAGATGAGCAGGAGCAGGCCCCAGGTGACGACCAGGGAGAGCACCGAGACCGACACCGACAGCTGCGGCTGGGACCCGGCGATCTCCACGATCCAGGTGGGGAAGGTCTGGAAGCCCAGGATCACCGCGATCGTGTACTCCCCCAGCACCAGGGCCAGGGTGAGGAACGCGGCGTTGAGCACCGAGGTGCGCAGCACCGGCAGGACGACGCCCACCAGCACCCGCGGCCAGGAGGCCCCCAGGCTGCGGGCGGCCTCGGTGAGGGTCTTGAGGTCCACCGAGCGGATGCCGGCGTCCAGCGCGCGGTAGACGAACGGCAGCGCCAGCACCACGTAGACCAGGACCAGGATCCAGGGCAGCGAGGGCTCCTGGAGGGCGAAGAACGCATCGGCCAGCGGGGTGCCGTAGAAGTAGTCCGGCGCCCAGGCGAGCACGCTGCGCACCCCGACGACCAGCGCGATCGGCGGCAGCACCAGCGGGAGCAGCGTGAGGATCTCCACCGTCGACCGCAGCCGGGGCAACCGCAGGTCGATGAGCACCATCGTCGGCAGCATCAGCAGCAGCGAGATGACCACGGTGAGGACGGCGAGGGTCAGCGAGCGGCCGAAGGCCTCGGCGAAGCCCGGGGCGCTGGGGATGCCGGTGTAGAACTCGGCGGTCAGCTCGCCGTTGCTGCGCGAGGAGTACCAGACCGAGGCCGCGATCGGGATGAGGAAGTACAGCCCGAGCACCGCGAGGACGACGACCCGCCAGGCCCCGTTGCCGCGGCGGCGCACGCGCGGCGCGGCCTCCGGGGCGACCGTGGTCGGGATGGTCGCGGTCACTGCAGCCACCGCTGGGTGCGCCGCTGGACCCAGGTGTAGAAGACCATCACGATGCCGACCAGCACGACCATGCCCAGCGCGAGGGCCTTGCCCAGGTTCTCCGAGCCGACCAGCACGTTGGAGCTCAGCGCGTCGGCGATCTGCAGCGGCACCAGCGGCACGCTGGAGCCGACCAGGGCGCGGGCGGTGGCGTAGGCGGCGAACGCCGAGGCGAACAGCAGCATCGTGGCGCCGATGACCGGAGGGGCGAGCACCGGGCCGCCCACGTGGCGCCAGTACTGCC
This sequence is a window from Geodermatophilaceae bacterium NBWT11. Protein-coding genes within it:
- a CDS encoding ABC transporter ATP-binding protein, whose translation is MTTTTDRPAGVEALRDTPGVGVRLAGLTRRYGDVLALDGLDLDIAGGEFLALLGPSGCGKTTALRAIAGFERPDDGQVLIDGRDVTDTPPSKRDMGMVFQAYSLFPNLTVAENVAYGLQVRRRPAKERKARAAELLELVGLAANAGRYPHQLSGGQQQRVALARALAVAPKVLLLDEPLSALDAQVRVQLREEIRRIQLELGITTVFVTHDQAEALSVADRVGVLRAGRLEQVAGPDELYERPATAFVAEFVGTMNRVPATRSGDGVELLGVRRPVVGPVPSAGDVVALVRPESLLVREDDAGVGRVVTRTFSGASTRLAVALPDGSEVVADVASADSQRLTPGTAVTVTPAERPVLVSAV
- a CDS encoding ABC transporter permease subunit, which translates into the protein MRRRGNGAWRVVVLAVLGLYFLIPIAASVWYSSRSNGELTAEFYTGIPSAPGFAEAFGRSLTLAVLTVVISLLLMLPTMVLIDLRLPRLRSTVEILTLLPLVLPPIALVVGVRSVLAWAPDYFYGTPLADAFFALQEPSLPWILVLVYVVLALPFVYRALDAGIRSVDLKTLTEAARSLGASWPRVLVGVVLPVLRTSVLNAAFLTLALVLGEYTIAVILGFQTFPTWIVEIAGSQPQLSVSVSVLSLVVTWGLLLLISALDRRRAGKDS